From Halomarina ordinaria:
CGGGAGGACGACGGCGAGGGCGACCCCGCCGCCGACGATGGTCAGGAGGTCGACGAGGATGGCCGTCGCGGAGAGTTCGATGCTGAACGACGCGACGACCGACAGCACGGCGGGCGTCACCACCGGCGAGAGCGCGATGGTGACGACGGCGATGATGGCCGCGAGGCTCGCCTTCCCGCCGGCGAGGCGGGTCCAGACGATGGCGCTCCCGGCGGTCGACGGGGCGGCGACCATGACGAGGACGCCGGTGAGCGGTTCGGGGTCGAGCAGGAGCGTCCCGAACGCGAGCGCGAGCGCCGGGACGACGAGGTAGGTGAGCCCGAACGCCGCGGCGAGGGGTCGGGCGTCGCTGCGCAGCGAGTCGAGTTCGAAGTCGCGGATCGAGGCGAAGACGAGCGCCGCGACGATGGGGGCGGTGAGCGGTTCGAGCAGCGGTCCGAGCTGTGGCACGGCGAGCGCGAGCGCCGTCGCCCCGACGATGCCGACCAGACTGGTGTATCTCCCTTGCATGTGACGACCTTCCCTCCCGACGGTGCCGACGGAGGCCGTCCTCGGGGGACGGCGTCCGGGGCGCGACCCGCGCGGCGCGTTCCGGGGATAGCCCCCCGTACTTCCTCCCTCCTTATCAGTGGTCGGGCCGCGGCGCTCGGAGCGGTTCCGGAGTGGTAGAACGCGACGCGGGTGTCCGTGCCGTCAGTCCCGGAGGATTCGGTCGACGGTGACGTCGGCGCCGGCGGCGGCCGGGTAGACGACGCTGTCGACGTCGCTCAGGTACTGGTACTGCTGTTCGCCGTCCTCGGCGACGCGCGCGAGGGTCTCGACCTCGGGGGAGAGTTCGCGCGCCAGGCCGCAGACGATGACGTTCGCGGAGGTGTCGTCCGTCAGCGCGGCGACGATGTTCGCCTCGGCGGCGCCGGCCTCGCGGAGCGTCTCGCGGTCCGTCCCGTCGCCCTCGACGACGGTCCCGACCCGGCGGCTCGACAGCGCTTCGACCTTCTCGGCGTCGCGCTCGACGATGGTGACCGAGTACCCGTGTTCGATGAGCTGTTCGGCCGTGTGACGGCCCACGCGCCCACCACCGACGATGACGGCTCGCTCGTTCATGGGCCGGTATTGTCCCACGGCCGGCTTCATACCTCCGGTCGACGCGAGTGCCGGGTCACGTCGCGTCGACGAACGCGTCGAAGGCCCCGCTCTCGGGGTGGACGTGGCAGTACGTCCCGAGCGTCGCGTACTCGGAGAGGCCGTCCCGACCGTCCGCGACGCCGGTCCCGCGCTCGACGTCGAACGCGAACCGGGCGTCGGCCGCGACGTCGGCGCTGGAGTAGTGGAACTCGTGGCCGCGTAGCCGGTCGCCCGTACCGGCGGTGAGCGCGTCCGTCCGCGCGCGGAGTTCGACGTGGTCGAGCGCCTGGTACCGGCCGTGCATCCGGACGTCGGCGGGGAGGACGCCCGCCATGCGGTGGGTGTCGCCGTCCTCGGTGGTCAGCGTCTCGGCGAGCGCCATCAGCCCGCCGCACTCGCCGTAGACGGGGCGTCCGTCGGCCGCCTCGGCGGCGAGCCGTCGTATCGCGGGGCTCTCCGCCAGCGCCTCGGCGTGCAGTTCGGGATAGCCGCCGGGGAGGTAGACGCCGTCGCAGTCGGGCAGGTCGTCCCCCGCCGTCGGCGCGAACGTGACCAGTTCCGCGCGCTCGCGGAGGCGCTCGACGGTCGCCGGATAGCAGAAGCGGAAGGCGTCGTCGCGAGCGAGCGCGATTCGCCGGTCCGTCCGCGGGCGCGACGCGTCCGGTTCGGGTCGCGGGGGCGTCCGCGCGAGGTCGACGAGTCGCTCCACGCGCAGGTGTTCGGCCGCGGCGTCGAGGGCGTCGGGAGCGAGCGGTGCCTCGTCGCCCATGTGCAGTCCGAGGTGACGGTCGGGTATCTCGAAGTCCTCGCGCGGGGGGACCCGACCCAGGTACGCCAGGTCGTCGGGGAGGGCCTCGCGGATGCCGCGTTCGTGGCGCCCGCCGTGGGCGCGCTGGGCGACGACGCCGGCGACGTCGCAGTCGACGCCGGCGTGTTCGGCGTAGCGCCGGAACCCGAGGGCGGTCGCGGCGACGCTCTCCATGGCGGCGCTCGCGTCGACGACGAGGACGACGGGCAGGTCGAGCGACGCGGCGACCATCGCGGTGCTGGAGCCGTCGCCGTCGTAGAGGCCCATCACC
This genomic window contains:
- a CDS encoding bile acid:sodium symporter, producing MQGRYTSLVGIVGATALALAVPQLGPLLEPLTAPIVAALVFASIRDFELDSLRSDARPLAAAFGLTYLVVPALALAFGTLLLDPEPLTGVLVMVAAPSTAGSAIVWTRLAGGKASLAAIIAVVTIALSPVVTPAVLSVVASFSIELSATAILVDLLTIVGGGVALAVVLPDDVPSDRTVRSGSLVAIALLVYVSVATADPAGSDLATVLPVAVVVAGVVAAVFAGLLLAGRVVDLDRRVVPALLFSATLRNLGVGLLLAAYVPLSGTVVAVVTYYVVQQLAGALFAGVVFDGRTAHRQSADTLP
- a CDS encoding potassium channel family protein, with translation MNERAVIVGGGRVGRHTAEQLIEHGYSVTIVERDAEKVEALSSRRVGTVVEGDGTDRETLREAGAAEANIVAALTDDTSANVIVCGLARELSPEVETLARVAEDGEQQYQYLSDVDSVVYPAAAGADVTVDRILRD
- a CDS encoding cobyrinic acid a,c-diamide synthase, encoding MNGFVVGGTRSGVGKTVATLAVVHALEGAGYTVQPAKAGPDFIDPSHHERVAGRPSRTLDRWLQGEEGLRRNYHRGEGDVCVVEGVMGLYDGDGSSTAMVAASLDLPVVLVVDASAAMESVAATALGFRRYAEHAGVDCDVAGVVAQRAHGGRHERGIREALPDDLAYLGRVPPREDFEIPDRHLGLHMGDEAPLAPDALDAAAEHLRVERLVDLARTPPRPEPDASRPRTDRRIALARDDAFRFCYPATVERLRERAELVTFAPTAGDDLPDCDGVYLPGGYPELHAEALAESPAIRRLAAEAADGRPVYGECGGLMALAETLTTEDGDTHRMAGVLPADVRMHGRYQALDHVELRARTDALTAGTGDRLRGHEFHYSSADVAADARFAFDVERGTGVADGRDGLSEYATLGTYCHVHPESGAFDAFVDAT